A genome region from Armatimonadota bacterium includes the following:
- the murB gene encoding UDP-N-acetylmuramate dehydrogenase, translating to MNTTPKHSLCELPTIRGEILFGEPMSKYTSLGVGGPAEIFAIAEDPDDIRLLLRWAREHSKPIFVIGSGTNLLVSDKGLKGLVLKLGSAFTHIHTQGTRLVAGAAARLPALVKQALDSGLSGLEGLVGIPGSVGGAVCMNAGIPSCEIKDTLYSIKALDYEGRPCELKRDELHLAYRTSDISDRGLIILEATFELKHGEKAEIARTVNQLMAKRREKQPVNMKTAGSVFKNPPNGYAGQLLESAGAKGMSVGGARVSPTHANFIENIGRASAADIYELVRRLQRLVEEKYGIKLETEIRIVGEW from the coding sequence ATGAATACCACACCGAAGCACTCTCTTTGCGAATTGCCGACAATTCGCGGCGAAATACTTTTTGGAGAACCAATGTCTAAATATACATCCTTAGGCGTCGGCGGTCCAGCAGAGATATTTGCAATCGCCGAGGACCCAGATGACATACGCTTGCTTCTTAGATGGGCACGCGAACACTCAAAGCCCATATTCGTTATTGGCTCCGGGACAAACCTCTTAGTTTCGGACAAAGGGTTAAAGGGTTTAGTGCTAAAACTTGGTTCGGCATTTACACACATTCATACCCAGGGAACACGGCTGGTTGCTGGGGCAGCAGCGCGACTTCCGGCACTCGTGAAGCAAGCCCTGGATAGCGGCCTCTCAGGCTTGGAGGGACTGGTAGGCATCCCTGGTTCAGTCGGTGGGGCAGTATGCATGAACGCCGGCATCCCATCATGCGAAATTAAAGATACACTTTACTCAATTAAGGCTCTGGATTATGAAGGTCGCCCGTGTGAATTAAAAAGAGACGAATTGCATCTTGCCTATAGAACTAGCGATATCAGCGACCGCGGGCTAATTATTCTCGAGGCGACCTTCGAGCTTAAGCACGGCGAAAAAGCTGAAATAGCGCGCACCGTGAACCAGCTAATGGCAAAGCGCCGTGAGAAACAACCTGTCAATATGAAAACGGCAGGGTCGGTATTTAAGAACCCGCCGAACGGATATGCTGGCCAATTGCTTGAGTCTGCCGGTGCAAAAGGGATGTCCGTTGGAGGTGCAAGAGTTTCGCCAACACATGCGAACTTTATTGAAAACATTGGCAGAGCATCTGCCGCAGACATCTACGAGCTTGTTCGGCGCCTGCAGCGACTTGTTGAAGAAAAATATGGTATTAAATTGGAAACTGAAATACGAATAGTTGGAGAGTGGTAG
- the murC gene encoding UDP-N-acetylmuramate--L-alanine ligase, producing the protein MKKTNLPKGTRIHMIGIGGVGMSGLATVMAGMGYHISGSDLKIGHVKERLSALGIELAEGHHAQNVGDAELVVASAAIPADNPEIIAAREKGIPVLTRAQMLGRLMAGTFGIAVSGTHGKTTTTSMLALVLERGGLDPTILIGGDLETLKGNARLGKSRYFLTEACEAYDSFLELHPAVAVITNIEAEHLDHYKSLDGVMAAFSRFLSQVQPGGFAVLCTDCPNTRSLISQVKTRVVTYGLDFPADYTATDISDSPQPSFKILSKGNELGLVTLRIPGRHNVANAVAAAAVASELRIGFDVISKALGEFKGAERRFEILGTAAGIMVVDDYAHHPTEIRATLAAARTLGRRIIAVFQPHLYSRTQQFAREFAEALSEADRVVVTEIYPAREKPIPGVTAAEITNLIRAKDPNKPAKFIADKELIAENLMAELQPSDLVLFMGAGDIRTAGEMLLSLLREAEEKGISK; encoded by the coding sequence ATGAAAAAAACAAATCTACCGAAAGGCACCCGTATCCATATGATTGGAATCGGTGGGGTCGGGATGAGCGGCCTAGCCACTGTGATGGCTGGTATGGGTTATCATATCTCTGGCTCGGACTTGAAAATAGGCCACGTAAAGGAAAGGCTCTCGGCCCTCGGCATAGAACTAGCTGAAGGACACCACGCCCAAAACGTCGGCGATGCCGAGCTAGTAGTGGCATCCGCAGCGATACCTGCTGATAATCCTGAGATAATTGCCGCTCGCGAAAAAGGCATACCTGTGCTCACGCGGGCACAAATGCTTGGGCGTTTGATGGCTGGAACCTTTGGCATAGCAGTCTCAGGAACACATGGCAAGACAACAACAACATCCATGCTTGCGCTAGTGCTTGAGCGCGGAGGACTAGACCCGACGATTTTAATTGGCGGCGACCTCGAAACCTTAAAGGGCAATGCTCGGTTGGGAAAGAGCAGATATTTTCTCACCGAGGCGTGCGAAGCATATGATTCGTTTCTTGAACTCCATCCCGCTGTTGCTGTCATCACCAACATTGAAGCTGAGCACTTAGACCACTACAAATCGCTGGATGGCGTTATGGCGGCGTTCAGTAGGTTTCTATCGCAAGTACAACCCGGAGGCTTTGCCGTCCTCTGCACCGATTGCCCCAACACGCGTTCGCTTATCTCACAAGTTAAGACGCGAGTTGTAACTTATGGCTTAGACTTCCCTGCCGACTATACAGCAACCGATATAAGCGATTCACCTCAGCCTTCGTTTAAAATTCTCAGCAAAGGCAATGAGTTGGGATTAGTTACTTTGCGTATCCCAGGTAGACACAATGTTGCAAATGCTGTGGCGGCAGCAGCGGTGGCTTCAGAGCTACGAATCGGTTTTGATGTAATCAGCAAAGCACTTGGGGAATTCAAAGGAGCCGAACGCAGGTTTGAAATATTAGGAACCGCTGCAGGAATCATGGTAGTAGACGACTACGCCCACCACCCCACCGAAATTAGAGCAACATTGGCGGCAGCCCGGACATTGGGGCGACGAATTATTGCAGTCTTTCAACCGCACCTTTACAGCCGAACCCAGCAGTTTGCAAGGGAGTTTGCTGAGGCGCTCAGTGAAGCAGACCGAGTAGTAGTCACAGAAATCTACCCTGCAAGAGAAAAGCCAATCCCTGGTGTGACGGCCGCTGAAATTACTAACCTAATCCGCGCAAAAGACCCTAATAAGCCGGCTAAGTTCATTGCAGATAAAGAGCTAATTGCAGAAAATTTGATGGCAGAGCTTCAGCCTTCCGATTTAGTATTGTTCATGGGTGCAGGAGACATACGAACAGCTGGCGAAATGCTTCTATCACTACTTCGAGAGGCCGAGGAAAAAGGAATATCTAAATGA